A stretch of DNA from Kangiella sediminilitoris:
TGGACTTCAAAAAGTATATGTCTCTCATGGAGCAAGCCATGGCTTCAGCAGCAGAAGAAGCGAATGGTGAGAGCAAAACTATGCTAGAAGAGCAAAAAGAAGTTTTCGCTGAACTTAAGAAAGCAGACGGTACAATCAAAGGTACTTTCGATATTAAAGATTCTGGTATCGTAACTGAAAGCAAGTTCCACGCTAAATAAGTTACAATAGTATCTTGCTCAATAAAAAAGCCCAGCAATTAGCTGGGCTTTTTATTTCATGAGTTAATTATTAAGCGACTTTAATTTTCATCTTTTGCAACGCCTGCTCGAGGTCACCAATAATATCATCGGCATGTTCCAGGCCTACAGAAATACGAATTAATGTTTCACTGATGCCTGCCTCTGCTCTTTCCTCAGGAGTATAGGTGGAGTGCGTCATCGAAGCTGGATGCTGAATTAAAGTTTCAGCGTCACCTAAACTAACAGCGATATGACAAAGCTCAAGCTGATTCATAAAGCGCACCGCATCATCGAATCCACCACTGACTTCAAATGCAATGACTCCACCAGCTCTTTTCATCTGCTTACCAATCAAATGATTCGCAGGGTGACTTTTAAGCCCCGGATAATAAACGGCTTCAATATCAGGGTGAGCGCTCAGGTAGTCCGCCAGTTTTTCAGCGTTGTCACAATGTCGCTCGACACGTACGGATAATGTTTTAAGCCCACGACAGATTAACCATGCATCATTTGGGCTCATAGTTGCGCCCATATCCTTCTGCGTGGTCATCTTAATATGCTCGATTTGCTCGGCCGAACCACATACAATCCCACCAATGACGTCACCATGTCCATTAAGATACTTAGTAGCACTGTGAATAATTAAATCCATTCCAAAGTCGCTAGGTTGCTGAAGGACCGGAGACATAAAGGTGTTATCCATGACCGTTAATAAATCATGCTTTTTAGCAATTTGATTGATACCTTCCATATCCGCGCAAACCATATTTGGATTGATCGGTGTTTCAAAATAAATAAGTTTTGTATTCTCTTTGACTGCATCTTCTACTTCCGACAAATCGGTAATATCGACAAACGTTACTTCAATACCAAAATCGGCAAATTTATGGTTAATTAATGCAAAACTACATCCATATAGCGCCGAAGAAGCAACAAGATGATCGCCTTGTTTCAGGTTAGCCAAAAGCGTTGCTGATACAGCTCCCATGCCTGAGCCAAACGCTGCGGCATCTTCGGTATTTTCAAGAGCAGCCATTTTTTGCTCAAGTTCACGAACCGTTGGGTTTCCTAAACGACTGTAAATATAGCCTTGCTCTTCACCAGCAAATCGATTTGCACCTTGCTGCACATTGTCAAAGATAAAGGTAGAAGTTTGGTGTATTGGTGTAGCGAGGGAACCAAAGCTAGGGTCACCCACTCTTCCTGCATGAATTGCCCGGGTTTCAATATTATTAAAATGACTTTTAGAAGAACTCATACTTACAAACCTCACTTATAATGAATATAAGCTTAGTCTTCGAGTATGATAGCCGTCGTTGTTTTTACTTCTTTTAGCACGAGGCTTGTATGAATTCGAGCAACACCCTCAAGTGGTATCATTTTCTCGGAGACAAAGCTTTCTAAAGACTGGGTATTGCGAACAGCGACTTTAAGCAAATAGTCATACTCGCCGGTCACGTTATGACATTCCAATACCTCAGGCCATGATTTAACTGTAGCCAGTACTGTCTGGATTTGTTCCGAGTTATGGAGCTGCAGACTGAACTCAACAAAGCATAAGTTATCAAAACCCAGCCTATGCCTATCAACCAAAGCCGCATACTGATGAATGAAACCTTCTTGCTCCAGACGTTTCACACGAGCGTGCGTTGCCGGAGGTGATAAGTTTATTCGTTTAGCCAACTCGGAGTTACTCAAACGTCCTTCCAGTTGTAAAAGATTTAAAATCTTTTTATCGACAGTATCTAGCGTACCTTGTGATGATTTTATCATCTCACCCCCACAAAAAAGAAGATTATTAGCCTAAATGTATCATAAATAAGAACAATGTAACTAATTATCGACTAATTACTTAATTAAATTAACAATACTTTATTGCAACTTAACCTTTAACGAATAATAGCAAGCTGATAGACTGAAC
This window harbors:
- the megL gene encoding methionine gamma-lyase — its product is MSSSKSHFNNIETRAIHAGRVGDPSFGSLATPIHQTSTFIFDNVQQGANRFAGEEQGYIYSRLGNPTVRELEQKMAALENTEDAAAFGSGMGAVSATLLANLKQGDHLVASSALYGCSFALINHKFADFGIEVTFVDITDLSEVEDAVKENTKLIYFETPINPNMVCADMEGINQIAKKHDLLTVMDNTFMSPVLQQPSDFGMDLIIHSATKYLNGHGDVIGGIVCGSAEQIEHIKMTTQKDMGATMSPNDAWLICRGLKTLSVRVERHCDNAEKLADYLSAHPDIEAVYYPGLKSHPANHLIGKQMKRAGGVIAFEVSGGFDDAVRFMNQLELCHIAVSLGDAETLIQHPASMTHSTYTPEERAEAGISETLIRISVGLEHADDIIGDLEQALQKMKIKVA
- a CDS encoding Lrp/AsnC family transcriptional regulator; the protein is MIKSSQGTLDTVDKKILNLLQLEGRLSNSELAKRINLSPPATHARVKRLEQEGFIHQYAALVDRHRLGFDNLCFVEFSLQLHNSEQIQTVLATVKSWPEVLECHNVTGEYDYLLKVAVRNTQSLESFVSEKMIPLEGVARIHTSLVLKEVKTTTAIILED